GAAACAGGTTCCGGTTCCGGCGGCTCGCCAGGCAGCGCGAGGACGCGGTTGAGCACTTCGGTTTCCAGCGCCGCCAGCCGATGGGAGCCACGCACTCGCGGGCGCGGCAGTTCCACCTGAAGGTCGAGGCCAACTTCGCCGTCTTCGATCAGGATCACCCGATCGGCAATCGCCACGGCTTCGCTGACATCGTGGGTCACCAGCAGCACGGTAAAGCCGTGCTGCTGCCAGAGCCGCTCGATCAGCTGCTGCATTTCGATTCGGGTCAGGGCATCCAGCGCCCCCAGCGGCTCGTCGAGCAGCAGCAGGCGCGGCTGATGGATCAGCGCCCGGGCCAGAGCCACCCGCTGCTTCTGGCCACCGGACAACGCCGCCGGCCACTCGTTGGCGCGATCCGCCAGGCCGACCGCCTCCAGCGCTTGCAGCGCCTGGGGCCGCCAATCGCCGGTGAGGCCCAGGCCGACGTTGTCGATGATCTTTTTCCACGGCAGCAGCCGCGCTTCCTGGAACATCAGGCGCGTGTCTTCCCGGGCATCGCTGAGCGGCGCGGTGCCGGCCAGCAGCTCGCCGCCCGTGGGCTGGTCGAGACCGGCGAGCAGGCGCAGCAAGGTGCTTTTGCCGCAACCGCTGCGCCCCACCACGGCGACGAACTGGCCCGCCGGAATGTGCAGGTCGATCTCGCGCAACACCCGTCGCGAACCGAAGGTCTTTTGCAGCTTGCGCACCGCCAGCGGAATCCCGCGCAGCAGGCGTGGAGGTTGTTGGGCCGTCATGCCGCACCTCCCTTGGCGACCTGATAGGCCGGATGCCAGCGCAGCCAGACGCGCTCCAGCCCTCGGGCCGCGAGGTCGGCGAGCTTGCCGAGTACGGCGTACAACAGAATCGCCAGGACCACGACGTCGGTCTGCAGGAACTCCCGGGCATTCATCGCCAGGTAGCCGATGCCGGAGCTGGCCGAGATGGTCTCGGCGACGATCAGGGTCAGCCACATGAAGCCCAGGGCGAAGCGCACGCCGACCAGAATCGAAGGCAATGCACCCGGCAGGATCACCTGGCGGAACAGGCTGAAGCCGGACAAGCCATAGCTGCGCGCCATTTCCACCAGCGCCGGGTCGACGTTGCGGATGCCGTGATAGGTGTTGAGGTAGATCGGAAACAACGTACCCAGGGCGACCAGGAAAATCTTCGCCGACTCATCAATGCCGAACCACAGGATCACCAGTGGAATCAGCGCCAGGTGCGGCACGTTGCGGATCATCTGCACCGAACTGTCGAGCAGGCGCTCGCCCCATTTCGACAGCCCGGTGATGAAGCCCAGGACCAGGCCGATGCCGCCACCGATGGCAAAACCCAGTGCCGCGCGCCAGCCACTGATCGCCAGGTGCGTCCAGATTTCCCCGCTGCTGACCAGGCTGACCCCGGCCTCGATCACCGCGATGGGTGCCGGCAGGATCCGCGTCGACAACCAGCCCGCCGACACCGACAACTGCCACACCGCTACCAGCAGGACCGGCAACGCCCAGGGCGCCAGGTTGTGGATAATTTTCTTCATGGCGCGCCTCAGCTCTGCGACGCGGCTTTGGGCAGCACGTCATTGGCGATCATCTCGCCGAACGGG
This DNA window, taken from Pseudomonas sp. MYb118, encodes the following:
- the ssuB gene encoding aliphatic sulfonates ABC transporter ATP-binding protein, giving the protein MTAQQPPRLLRGIPLAVRKLQKTFGSRRVLREIDLHIPAGQFVAVVGRSGCGKSTLLRLLAGLDQPTGGELLAGTAPLSDAREDTRLMFQEARLLPWKKIIDNVGLGLTGDWRPQALQALEAVGLADRANEWPAALSGGQKQRVALARALIHQPRLLLLDEPLGALDALTRIEMQQLIERLWQQHGFTVLLVTHDVSEAVAIADRVILIEDGEVGLDLQVELPRPRVRGSHRLAALETEVLNRVLALPGEPPEPEPVSPLPTQLRWAQ
- the ssuC gene encoding aliphatic sulfonate ABC transporter permease SsuC codes for the protein MKKIIHNLAPWALPVLLVAVWQLSVSAGWLSTRILPAPIAVIEAGVSLVSSGEIWTHLAISGWRAALGFAIGGGIGLVLGFITGLSKWGERLLDSSVQMIRNVPHLALIPLVILWFGIDESAKIFLVALGTLFPIYLNTYHGIRNVDPALVEMARSYGLSGFSLFRQVILPGALPSILVGVRFALGFMWLTLIVAETISASSGIGYLAMNAREFLQTDVVVLAILLYAVLGKLADLAARGLERVWLRWHPAYQVAKGGAA